Part of the Vigna angularis cultivar LongXiaoDou No.4 chromosome 1, ASM1680809v1, whole genome shotgun sequence genome, GAGTGTGGTGATGGTGGACGAAGTGTTCGCGTTCATGAAGAATAGCCCTCCTTTGGAGGCCTTTGGGGGTTGGTCCGTGTTTTTCTACGGTTTAGGGGTGGCAGTGTATGCGTTTGAAGGGATAGGAATGATTTTGCCGCTGGAATCAGAGGCGAAGGATAAGGAGAAATTTGGTGGGGTTTTGGGTGCGGCAATGTTTCTCATTTCTCTGTTGTTTGCAGCGTTTGCTGCTTTAGGTTACTTTGCTTTTGGTGAAGAAACTCAAGGGGTTATCACTACCAATCTTGGACCAGGCGTAGTAAGCGTTTTGGTGCAGTTGGGTCTTTGCATCAACCTGTTCTTTACTTTCCCATTGATGATGAATCCAGTGTACGAGTTGGTGGAGAGACGGTTGTGTGATTCTAAGTACTGTTTGTGGTTGAGGTGGTTGTTGGTGTTGGGGGTGAGTTTGGTGGCAATTTTTGTGCCTAACTTTGCAGATTTTTTATCACTTGTTGGTAGTAGCGTCTGTGTTATTCTTAGCTTTGTGTTGCCAGCTACGTTTCACTATTTGGTTTTCAAAGAAGAGATAGATTGGAGGTGTCTGCTTTGTGATGGGGCAATTGTAGTTTTTGGGTTGGTTATTGCAGTTACAGGAACCTGGTCTTCCTTATTGAACATGCTTCGCCACAGTGCTTGatcaaacaacacaaaaagtcTCGTCTTGTTACTAGTACTTAGTCAAGAGTTTGATAAAACACagggatttttattttttatttttggatggagAAATTTTTAAGTTGCTGAGAGCATTTTTAATGGAAATGTTTTTTAAGGgtttctttattaataaaaatattattttaacataatattctaattttttttttaaattaaagcgAGTTGGTTATATAGATTTCTTTTAGAAACCCTACCATTATGAGGTTTCTAGGTGAAATGTCAACGAGATCCATTTTGGTTCGTAATTGTGTACTGTTTGCTTAAATTACTGATAATAGTAAAACAGCCTTTTAAAAGatttaacttttctttcaaagGGTAAACATGACCTGTATCTATTTCTATATATCATAATAATGGTTCTAGTTGAACTGTGACTATTTTTTTTAGAGGAGTAGTATCTTGACATGCTGACACTCATTTGACATGGTTCAGgttattatttagaaaaaaaagatacaCAATATTGAGGGTAAATTGTGAAATTCCTCtctttaaacatgtttaaaagcATAAACAActccataaattcaatataatagATGTTTCTAActctaaaaaatagaaaaactatCCGTATATTCACCTTGcccttttataaaattattagaacATAGAAGTCAAACCAAAACAACCCTTGATTACACCATTAATATTGATTCTTAAGTCAATTAAGAGATACAATTTGTCATATTACATCTATAATAGAAACCACCTTACCCTCCATAGTTTGAATATTGACAAATTTcagcataaaaaaaatcaaagacaaTATTACTCATATGCTTCTTAGATTTATTCCTTATCATACTCACTAACtctttaatttatgaaataacaTAAGGAAATTCAATTGGATCctaaaatttactatgattTCAAATCCTCCAAATCATCCAGATAACTTTAGTAATGACATCCTTTAGTCACTTTAAGCAAATTACTACAAGAAAACTCCATAAACTAAACAACCAAATCCAAAGAAGAAAACTACAAATACTAAAATCATTAAGCATATCTACAAATTTAAATCCAGTATAATGATttacatacaaattaaaatcaatagGTAAATATCCACATGTAATGCTAAAGTTACCTATGGATTaaaaatctgtatgtaataGTCAGTAGGTAAatcaataatttcttatatgtCTCACAATCGTTtagtaacaaaataataaaagaaaaaaataagagaaagatTCAATTATTACCACCACACAAAGAATATATAGAGCATAAAATCACTCATTTCTTTTAACCTCCAAATCAATAGATAAACAACCATACAACAACTTCcaaaaaaccaaaattttaGCTCAAGCCACCTTATTCAACCAAATCAAGTTCCACAAATCCACATGTTCCATATCAGAAGAGTAAACTTTTTTTGCAAATCTTATAGAAAACACACTAGTAAATCCAAAATCTAATTAGATACATCTTCATCCTCATTAaccattaaagaaaaaaaataatataacaaaataaggAAAGTTATAATAAATACCTGTCTAGACTGAACTAACAATAGAGTATAATCTTACTttgtaaaaataagaaattttatcCCGTTTAGATATGCAATTATCAGAACACCAACAATCAttccaaaaatttaaatacaatcaCCCTTACTTAGTGTccaaaaactatttttcataACAACATCATATGCATCCTTAATACCATACAAAATTGACGATGATTTAAAGAACATATATTTTTGATAATTAGACTAAAGAAATTGAATACACATGAGTTTAGTATAAGTCATTTTGTCATAAGCAAACTTTCAAACTAAATATACCATATAACCTTTAATCTTTAACTGAACAGTAATAACATGCAAACCACCATTCACCTTGGAACCAAATTATTTAACCATAAgcagttatttttataattttttctctacattaaaatatatttttctcattacttaatgtattcttttttaataaagaaaaaaaattacttgtattaatgaaaatatatactactgtaatttattaataatttcattacgGTTGAATAATAactatatcttttaattttaaaattattaaaacatatgaATATCCATATTTTTAAAGACGATGCAAATATTCATTTAATTCTTAATCAATTGTTTTTTATACACATTTATAATTAAGAGAATacattaattgtatttctaaaacaaattcaacaaataattattttctagtACTCTTTTTCGTTTTTTCCCATCTAtccactttttcttttgttgaatctatttaattcatttatatttcatttaaaattttgatgtaacattaattaaagttaaatatgttgttggtcccttaactttaaGTGAAAGTTTCAAGTGCATTTTTAAACtaatgttgaagaaaaaatgtatCAAATAGTGTAAACAATTTAAATCTTATCATGAATTATGTTTGAAACGtgaaataaacttaacaaaatttggttaaaatgactaaattcacacaaTTTTAAAGTTGAGGAACTAAATTAagtcaaagttttgaaaatggactaattataatttttcacttaaaattaagggacaaaaaacatatttaaccctactAATTACTACCactttttcatttgtatttcCATTTctacttataatttataatagtttATATGCTAtcataaatgaaaaagaaataatagtagagaatatgttaaaaaattaacaatgttgttttaaataaataaatataataattaatatttaatatttgtatcATCCACCCAAGTGGatggaaaacaaaaaaataaatatcatatgtGGTAATGGAGAACTCGATTAACCCTTATTGGAAAATTTCCTCCCCATAAGATTTGTAAtctttttggaaaaaaaaagaaaatataaacatatatatatatatatatatatatatatatatatatatatatatatatatatatatatatatatatatatatatatatatatatataatagtatatgGATAAAGTATCATTAACTGGTAGTAGTTTGTTTCAACACTGGTTTGAGCTTCAATCCTAAGAGggagaacaaataaaaaagaaagtagaTAAGAATGTTTCTCTAATTTATTTGAATCTTAATATATTTCATAGTTTAAAATTCATTGCcaataggaaataaaaaattattgaatattttaaaatgtaaatattaaaaaatatttgtaagacttataaaataatttattctttaagAATAACTTACATCTGATTAAGTacataaatttctattttatgtaTAGTATTCATTTACTATTACATCATcgtcattattattattacaattattgtttttatcatcattaattattattattatttactattatttgttattattattactattattattacattgcaatttttatatatatctatgCCATTAGCCATCTTTTTCTCACTTGTTGTACAAAAATATTCTACTAATTTATCATGCAAATGCAGTTTCTCTTTAAAGTTAACAACAGAGTTGTCTTAAGTTGCTTGAACAAATTAAATGCATAGATTCTTTGGCTATAATGATCTCATGTCCCTTCAAAAATCAAGTGGATGTTACTACTTTGAAGATAGATTCTTTACTAAAATTATATCCATACTCAAGTTTTAACCTAAAGCCATTAATTGCCAAACACGGCAAAGTCACTCAAGACTTAAAGCAGGTCATTCTGTAGCTTTTAAAACTACCTTTAAGATTTGCAAGTTTAGCAATGTCACATATCTACTGCACTTGCAAATACTCGGAACAcgctttatttatttttttttatctaattaaagtaatagttattacaataaaaaaataaatatcaaaacaagaattaataacaataacattTATAAAGAATAGTTAATAACAGACTTTAGCTTTAGTAACTTTTCTTCACACGTTTTACTATTTCAAGTTTTGGTATGGTCTTATCTTGTAACTCTTATATTCATTAACCAATTTCTTTCTTCATAATCGATCAGAAATTATCGACAATAATTGTTTCTGCttttatacttgttttaataattaaacgtttttaactgtattttttattataaaaaaaatataaacagtaAATAAATTGTACTGAATTAGATCGTACACTCTTCTAATTATGGCATATTGTGAAAAACTTGTTACACACTCCAACGTATGAGTGAacgaaaacatgaaaagaaaaaggtacaCATAGTATTTGGCTCTAATTATCCTTTAAGATGAGTAGCCTTGATAAGGTAAAGGTGTGATGAAGTAAGAAGAGAAAATGGGTGGTATAATGTTGAATTTGCAGAGGCTAAAAGAAGGTGTTGAAGAAGAAGCAGTAGCACATGGTGAAAAACAAGTGtgaaggaaaaaggaaaaagcacgCAAAAGGGCAAAAGTATAAAGATAGGAAGCAGATGGGTGACGCAGGAAAGCGCAGCAACTCACTACTCTTTTTCAGGACTCTGATTATTCCTCCCCACCTAAAATAACATCCATAGTAGTTATCTTCCCTAAAAGCCCTTCCACTGTTCATACAAAATTCAGATGCTGAAGGGCATAAACGTAAGGGAGCAAGAAACAGTTAATTTGGgaaaaaaggaacaaaaaacGAACCGTATGAAAATGCAAGACCCACACAAACTATACATCGTTAGAGAACATTGCAggaagcaaaagagaaaacagagagaaaaaagTGGAGGATTGTTGAAGAGAGAGACTCGTGATTTGAGAACGCCACACACACCCTCCCATCTCCGAAACAAAAGCTTCAAATTTTGGGTTCAAGAAAAGGGgatttatttaaaatctaaaaagaaaaagaactacACAACAAAACTTGGTTGTGACACGACAGAGAAACAAGAAAGATCATTCATTTGGGAGTGTTGTTTTGAAGGAAAAAGGTGAAGTTTTTTCATAGATCAGAGGTGATGTCGTGTTCTTCTTCATCCGGGTCTGAAGAGGACGATGAGGGGTTCGACTCCTACCGGAAAGGGGGGTACCACGCCGTCAGAGTCGGCGATCAGTTCGCCGGAGGCAGGTACATAGCGCAGAGGAAGCTGGGTTGGGGCCAGTTTTCCACAGTTTGGCTTGCCTATGATACTTCAACATCTGTATGTTATGTTTGATCCTCgttctttactttttcattctttttcttctgttcATTTTCTGGTTACTTCCTTCCAAAGGGGTTGTTTCTTTTGAATTATCCGAATTTTTGCTTTTTGAGATTCATTTGTCTTGTGATTTGTGTTTTgaggtgaaaagttgttgaacCCCCCTCCCCCTTAATCGTTATGAGCAATTAGTTTTTAGGGGAACTGAGTAGCATCAGGTGACCCATGTAGTCAACCTCAGATACTGAGATAcgattttgttgttgttatcgCAATCAGTTTTGAATCTGCAGGGCGGTTGTTAGATTCTGTGCTTGTTTTGCGTGTTGCGTCAATCGTGTTTGTCTGCTTTGAATTATGTAGGGGTTAAAAGGCTTTTCATTTTTCTGCTTCATTGTGGTCTCGAaaatgtgtttgtgtgtgtttgtgggagagagagagagagagtttaaatatataatttgaggtttttagtaaaatattttttctggTATTTTTCTGTCTCccaatattttttctttgtacTATAGAAACATTGGTTATTCGGCCTAATGTGTGTATTTGTGTTGTCGGTTTCTGTCTTAAGGGTAACATTTCATTGAATGGATCAAATTGGGATATTAATTTTAAGGGTAACGTTTGATTGAATGAATCAAATTGCGATATTTGTGTGCATATATGTTGAAGAATCTTGTTTTCTTCCCCTGTCGGTGCCACTTCTTCTGTtggtatttgtattttttaacaCGTGTCAGAGATACCTGACGGACCTTTCATGTTTGGGATGACAAACATGGTTAGATGGTCGTCATCGTACAATGTGACCACCTGGAACACTTAGATTTCTCTGTTCGCAGCACCTCTTTGATTTTTTAGGTTCTTACTGATTTGGTAAATGTGTTAAGCTCCTTTTTAACACTAATATCTGGTGTCTTTTGTTTGTGTGTATTAGTTTTGTTGTTTGGGGTGAGCTGCATATAGAAACACTTTTATTCTGGATTTCAGTTCTAATTCAACAAAGCTTAATGCTATGATGGATTTGATCTCTAAGTAACAGTTGATGGGCAAATTACAGTAGCAGTTTGTAACAGTTTTACATTTTGTTATTCTCGTGTCATGCTTATGTTATATCTCAATTTCAACTTTTGACTTGCCCAATCAATGAGTATAACTTCATACTTTATTGTGTAAAGTACACTCCACACTTTAGTGTAATTCAATACTTAAGTTAGAGATTGACTTGTGAGTATATTATAGATACACTCACTAGTTTATCGATCCAGAACTTCTGCTACCATTAAACCACTTCTTTATGGTGATGGGGTCTGGCTAAATGCTTAAATTGAATAGGAACcgatagaaaaaataaacagaagATGGTAAGATAAACTGAAGCTTACTTCATGTAGCATTATACACTGTTTTGTATATCCAGGAGGGGTGTTTTCACAGTAGCACAATCCCTTTGGCACTTGCTATGAACTAGATCCAAGTATTACCCTttattcatctaaattttcatgtattcatgtttaattaaaaaatcttcCTCAAAGGTCTGCTTGTGTTCCAACTTCCAACTGATTTTTCTCTCAGCTAGTGTTgagttttttaattgttttggtgaaaaagtgttttttttttaaaattattttctaatttttaatttgaattttcagGCATATGTTGCTCTTAAGATCCAGAAAAGTGCGGCCCAATTTGTTCAGGCTGCCCTTCATGAAATTGATGTTCTTGCATCCATTTCTGATGGCGTTGATGTTAATTCAAAATGTGTTGTCCAGTTGATTGATCACTTTAAGCACGCAGGTCCTAATGGCCAGCACCTTTGCATGGTGATTGAGTTTCTTGGGGATAGCTTGCTTCGTGTAATAAAGTATAACCGGTACAAAGGTCTTCCATTGAATAAAGTTAGGGAGATTTGCCATTGCATTTTGATTGGTTTGGATTATTTGCATAGAGAACATGGTATTATCCACACTGACCTAAAACCAGAAAATGTTCTTCTGATCTCTACCATTGATCCTGCCAAAGACCCTGTTAAATCTGAAGTCAGTCCAATATTAGAGAGGCCAGAGGGAAGCATAAATGGTGGAGTTACTAGTCTTAttgagaaaaagttgaaaagaaGAGCTAGGAGGGCCGTTGCTAAAATCGCTGGAAGAACAGCTTCAATTGGAGGAACAGAAGATCAAAAGTCTGTGAGAAATCTTGATGGGATTGATGTGAGATGCAAGGTGGTAGATTTTGGAAATGCTTGTTGGGCTGACAAGCAGTTTGCAGAAGAAATTCAGACAAGACAGTACAGAGCTCCTGAAGTAATACTGCAGGCTGGCTATTCCTTCTCTGTTGACATGTGGTCTTTCGCGTGCATTGCTTTTGAGCTTGCCACTGGTGATATGTTATTTACGCCCAAAGTTGGACAAGGTTTTAGTGAGGATGAGGTATGATGATTTTGATGTACCCTTTTATGTTCCTTATCTTTTATGAGTGGATGGCAGTGTTTATGATAATTGTTAAACTATAGACTTTATACCTTATATTTCCTTTCTATTAATGCAAGGAATAACTGTGTGTTGTGTGTATTAATGCAATGAGTTTCTATTGGTAATGGATGAAATTGAGTTTCATGCTTGTACATCACCGATTGTATCGAAACAGTTGTGCTATACTGTTATTGAATCATAGTCACCATTATGAACCCTGCTACTTTTTGGTTTTATTTGTAAGCATTTCATAACTACAACTAGTGGTATTGGAATTATTCTTTGATTCATCCAAAAAGTGGAAAATACAAATTCTTGGGTTATTCCAGAACTGGTTAAGGATTTATTAGGTGTGATTGGCTTGACTTACAAAACTGCACAAGTAGAATATCTAAACTATGTGCTATGTTGCTTTCAGGATCACCTTGCCCTGATGATGGAACTCCTTGGAAAGATGCCTCGGAAGGTAGAAATTGTCTCTgtctattatttattgaaatagcTACATGAAAAATCTAATCTTGCATGTTACAGGTTGCTACTGCTGGAGCAAAATCCAAGGATTTCTTTGACAGACATGGCGATCTCAAAAGAATTCGAAGACTAAAGTTTTGGCCACTTAGCAAATTGTTGGTTGATAGATACAAATTTCCGCAGAGTGATGCTCATGAATTTTCAGAGTTTCTTCTACCACTTCTCGATTTCGTCCCAGAGAAGCGACCAACAGCACAGCAGTGTCTGCAACATCCATGGCTCCGGGGCACGGAGTCAAACGAAAAAAAGGAATCCAGTGTGGAGAATGTGGGTGTTGGGATGAGCAATCTCAAAATCAAGGGGGCaaagtgaagaaaaattatTCAACAGTCACCATCCAAGACCCTTCCTTCCCCCATGAATGACTATTGAATGTaatttggttttggtttgtgcaaatttaataagatttatttttttattggactAACTACACAGATGTAAATTAGTAAAGAATTTTGTTTATTCAGAGATATCTGACACAATTTGTGTGTATATTTACAACATGATGATTTCATCCAATGCCAAGTGGTAGTTGCTACTTGTATTCCAACAATAGGAATAGAATATTTGTTAGAATACTATAATGTTTCAGTGCTGGATTGAAATGGATTAGTGAAACACGAGAccttttttaaacaaataaatctaGTGCTCTGACCTAATCAGAAATAGATGAAATGAACCAGTTCAATGAAACTTCATAATGATTTTGTGTGTCATCAAAAGTATGAATTTGTCATCTCTATCTTTATCTCTATTAGGTCTCAATATTTACAGAGTTGTTAGTGCTAGTATGAACAGAAAAGAAAACTGAATCATGCCACCTATAATCTCCcaaacaatttcaaattaaagattaaaatatcaACATCAAAGTTTTAAGTTATTGATCCGTGTATCTCtgattataaaagtaatttcaACTCAAccttaattatatatgtatatcaaATAAAGTTTAAGAAAGagtaaaagttatattaattttcattttataaatcattATCTGACAacctaattaaattaaaaatgcatGGTTCATTATtagattcaataaataataaatacttaataTTACAAGACTACTAACACTGTGATCTGGACTTGCCTAAATACAATAATCAAGATTGGtataattttgtcaatatttacTATTAAATGTGTGATGAGAAAGTTAATCTTGAAAGAATCTAACATTTGTGGCTTCACATAGAGTAATACGGCTGACATTTAGAGAAGATTAGCCCTGTATGATGATAATGATTTGACTTTAGATTTAAGAATGTCTGTTTGTACGAAATATAGGGATTTTTCACTTTGTAAAACCATGAGTTGTCGAGTGTATTTCATGGTAAATTTCGTAGGTTATATTTTTTTCCGACGGAAAACTACAAATTTCCTACTTTCTTTAGTAGCAATCATCAGCCCCAAATATTCTCGAAGTAGTCATACAAAATAAGTAGGGTATGGTAATTTCTGTTTAGGTTTTGCTATTTTTGGTCAATTTGAACCTAGGGTTTAATATTCAACTGCTAATAGTATCCGATAGATCTTTTCTGACAGAGCTAGATTCTAACAATACAAAGTTGCACAAGTTGGTTTGAATTATAAACCTCAAAACGCACTAAGATTGGTTTCTGCTTGGAAAGTTTGACCAAAATCAGTTGGTTGACTaagtttgaaatatattaagtaTTTAGCACGTGACAAATGAAATTTCATTAACATCTATGTAGGGATAATAATTCATGACTAAGCATGCAAGCCGGCCTGGATGTTCACAAGAAAAAATGTGAGTGCTGGCTGAGTATTTTGGTATGCTATTAGATCCATTTCACATAATCCGCAACTCATACAGATTAATGATGGAATTCACTCGTATAATTCACATTATATACATTTGTATATGTTTCGGTTACATTTGTCTGGGTCGGTCGTCCTTCGTTGCTATGTTCCGATCGACCAACTCTTCAAGTAATCCTTTTCGATTGGTGGTTGACCTGTAGAAGACACTCCGatgctcaagtcagatatgtttcataaagaggtctatattttattaggataaaaGAAGATGATTGTACCTGACATCAGTTGTATTAGAGCGTAAGGTATTAATACCTAATAATTGCCCATGAATGACCATTAACTCCGatcggtatatttcatatagtacataagCCCCCAAAGTCCGAGCAAGCTCTTTATTAAAAGAGGTGTGTAGAGGTTATTATGAGTTTTAAAAGAGATCGCTCACGTTGTATTTAGGGAGTCTATCTTCAATGTTTTAAGTCTTCATTGCTCTATGTACCGAGCGGCGAactctaggagttctctttggatCTGTTCCTTAGACTGAACAGAAAATGCTAAGAGTTCTCTTTGAACCTTTTTCCTCTGTAAGAGATTTTCACtccaaaaaatatgcttttaaataaagtaaacgcttcaatatttatttttataatgaaaaggcaTTGGAACCTGACAAAGCTAAACCTGTTGAGTAGTTGACTGATAAAAGTTCTTTTTCGAACTTCCTGcattgagcggggatttctgaagccatttttttGACTTTCCCCCGAGCgacttgaggcaggagtcatttttctgacttcctgtgTTGAGCGgagatttctgaagccatttttctgactttcccctgagcggtcttgaggcaggagtcatttttctgacttcctgggttgagcggggatttctgaagtcatttttctaacttcccccgagcggcttgaggcaggagtcatttttctgacttcctgtgTTGAGCTGGGATTTCttaagccatttttctgacttccccctgagcggtcttgaggcaggagtcatttttctgacttcctacgttgagcggggatttctgaagtcatttttctaacttcccccgagcggcttgaggcaggagtcatttttctgacttcctgtgttgagcggggatttctgaagccatttttctgacttccccctaagcggtcttgaggcaggagtcatttttctgacttcctgtgTTGaacggggatttctgaagccatttttctgacttccccctgagcggtcttgaggcaggagtcatttttctgacttcctgcattgagcggggatttctgaaccatcatgtgcataatatttataatttaagagttggtagaacctgacaaggttgaacgcaactttgtaccttcctgtgcaggatattttataatttaaaattaagagttggtag contains:
- the LOC108328414 gene encoding amino acid transporter AVT3A, producing MGFHSVETPREDVPLLSDAPRLSSTFKTFANIFISIVGSGVLGLPYSFKKTGWVTGLLMLFLVAFLTYHCMMLLVRTRRKLESEEQFPHLNSFGDMGYAIGGPPGKFFVDVMIGFSHCGFCVGYLIFISTTLANLAGDASTWYPFLGLTPKVLFLWGCFPFQLGLNAIPSLTLLAPLSIFADVVDIAAKSVVMVDEVFAFMKNSPPLEAFGGWSVFFYGLGVAVYAFEGIGMILPLESEAKDKEKFGGVLGAAMFLISLLFAAFAALGYFAFGEETQGVITTNLGPGVVSVLVQLGLCINLFFTFPLMMNPVYELVERRLCDSKYCLWLRWLLVLGVSLVAIFVPNFADFLSLVGSSVCVILSFVLPATFHYLVFKEEIDWRCLLCDGAIVVFGLVIAVTGTWSSLLNMLRHSA
- the LOC108326909 gene encoding uncharacterized protein LOC108326909 isoform X1: MSCSSSSGSEEDDEGFDSYRKGGYHAVRVGDQFAGGRYIAQRKLGWGQFSTVWLAYDTSTSAYVALKIQKSAAQFVQAALHEIDVLASISDGVDVNSKCVVQLIDHFKHAGPNGQHLCMVIEFLGDSLLRVIKYNRYKGLPLNKVREICHCILIGLDYLHREHGIIHTDLKPENVLLISTIDPAKDPVKSEVSPILERPEGSINGGVTSLIEKKLKRRARRAVAKIAGRTASIGGTEDQKSVRNLDGIDVRCKVVDFGNACWADKQFAEEIQTRQYRAPEVILQAGYSFSVDMWSFACIAFELATGDMLFTPKVGQGFSEDEDHLALMMELLGKMPRKVATAGAKSKDFFDRHGDLKRIRRLKFWPLSKLLVDRYKFPQSDAHEFSEFLLPLLDFVPEKRPTAQQCLQHPWLRGTESNEKKESSVENVGVGMSNLKIKGAK
- the LOC108326909 gene encoding uncharacterized protein LOC108326909 isoform X2, whose translation is MRGSTPTGKGGTTPSESAISSPEAGPNGQHLCMVIEFLGDSLLRVIKYNRYKGLPLNKVREICHCILIGLDYLHREHGIIHTDLKPENVLLISTIDPAKDPVKSEVSPILERPEGSINGGVTSLIEKKLKRRARRAVAKIAGRTASIGGTEDQKSVRNLDGIDVRCKVVDFGNACWADKQFAEEIQTRQYRAPEVILQAGYSFSVDMWSFACIAFELATGDMLFTPKVGQGFSEDEDHLALMMELLGKMPRKVATAGAKSKDFFDRHGDLKRIRRLKFWPLSKLLVDRYKFPQSDAHEFSEFLLPLLDFVPEKRPTAQQCLQHPWLRGTESNEKKESSVENVGVGMSNLKIKGAK